One Ictalurus punctatus breed USDA103 chromosome 21, Coco_2.0, whole genome shotgun sequence genomic window carries:
- the inpp1 gene encoding inositol polyphosphate 1-phosphatase yields MANLLRLLLSVAEKAANVARVCRQEAPLFELLVQEKTGADKNKKFVQDFKTLADVVIQEMIRHDVCAQFPELNGFIYGEESNKFENGHGESVTVTVCAKQEDTTALLAKVLDGDGTAASLLAEAIHQKLQLKDELAEKLKLPLKPEDLAIWIDPIDGTSQYIQGKDREVSDNEFCPSGLPCALVLIGVYMRDTGEPVMGVINQPFTRKDSTGKRWQGRYFWGVSYQEINLCSFTPCQRPDGKTPDSLSVVLSSSEKQEVKDALLPLCDGQLTYASGAGYKVLCVIQGLVDMYVLSEGSTYKWDSCAPHAILRALGGGICDLSQCLSAVRNGNKDLRAELTYNNPHAGCQGAEQWANQGGLVAYLDSSVLSRVVEALADKI; encoded by the exons ATGGCGAATTTGTTGCGTCTGCTCCTGAGCGTGGCTGAAAAAGCCGCCAACGTGGCACGGGTGTGCAGGCAGGAGGCGCCGTTGTTCGAGTTGCTGGTGCAGGAGAAAACCGGCGCCGACAAGAACAAAAAGTTTGTCCAGGACTTCAAGACGCTCGCTGACGTTGTGATACAGGAAATGATCCGACACGACGTCTGTGCACAG TTTCCCGAGTTGAATGGCTTCATTTACGGAGAAGAATCCAACAAGTTTGAGAATGGACACG GCGAGAGTGTGACCGTGACTGTATGCGCTAAACAAGAGGACACGACGGCTTTGTTGGCTAAAGTGCTGGACGGAGACGGAACGGCCGCGTCCCTCCTGGCCGAAGCCATCCATCAGAAGTTGCAACTAAAAGACGAACTTGCCGAGAAGCTGAAGCTCCCTCTGAAACCAGAGGACTTGGCCATCTGGATTGACCCCATAG ATGGCACAAGCCAGTATATTCAAGGGAAGGATCGGGAGGTATCAGACAATGAGTTTTGCCCCTCAGGTCTTCCATGTGCACTTGTTCTTATTGGCGTTTACATGCGTGATACAGGAGAACCCGTGATGGGGGTCATCAATCAGCCATTTACACGCAAAGACTCAACGGGCAAGAG atGGCAGGGTCGGTACTTCTGGGGAGTTTCCTATCAAGAGATCAACTTGTGCTCCTTCACACCCTGTCAGCGGCCTGATGGGAAAACCCCTGACTCTCTCTCGGTGGTCCTGAGCTCCagtgagaaacaggaagtgaaagatGCTTTATTGCCGCTCTGTGACGGCCAGCTGACCTATGCCTCAGGGGCGGGATATAAGGTCCTATGTGTGATTCAGGGCTTGGTGGATATGTACGTGCTCTCTGAGGGCAGCACCTACAAGTGGGACTCATGCGCCCCCCATGCCATATTGCGCGCCCTCGGAGGGGGCATCTGTGACCTTAGCCAGTGCCTTTCTGCTGTCAGGAACGGCAATAAGGACCTCAGGGCAGAACTGACCTACAATAACCCCCACGCTGGGTGTCAGGGGGCTGAGCAGTGGGCAAACCAGGGGGGTTTGGTGGCATATTTGGACTCTTCAGTTCTGTCCAGAGTGGTTGAGGCACTTGCTGacaaaatatga